A window of Sphingobacterium kitahiroshimense genomic DNA:
GTTTACTTTTAATGAGGATGACTTTTATATCACACTTCATAATTCGATTGATTATTTGTCTATAGCAAAAAATGGCGATAAAATCATTGCTTCGACAAAAATCATCAAGAAAGGAAAACAGTTTGTACTTGCTGAGTGCGAAATTTGGAGTTCGAAAAGGAGTCGATTAATCGCTAAAGGAACTTCAAATTTATATAAAACTTCAGTAAGCAACAAATAATATTTTAGTGTAAATAGAGTTAGAAATAATTCTTCAGTATACTTGACCTCCTCCCAAAAAACTGGAGTATTTAAAAGTAGAGAATTCGGGATAGAATTACTAATTTTAAATAGGAGGAAAAACGATGAAAAGATCGAAATTTACCGAAGCTCAGATCGCCTTTGCGATCAAGCAGTCTGAGACGGGTACCCGGGTGGAGGAAGTCTGCCGTAAAATGGGTATCAGCGAGGCTACATTCTACAATTGGAAGAAAAAATATGGAGGTCTGGGTATCTCCGAACTTCGAAAGTTGCGCCAACTAGAAGAAGAAAATACTCAGCTGAAGAAACTTGTTGCCGATCTGAGTTTGGATAAGCAGATGTTGCAGGATGTGTTAAAAAAAAAGTATTGAGACCCTCTCAGCGCAGAAAAATAGTGAAGGGATTAGTTGCAGACTATCGGGTTTCATTACGGAAAGCATGCGAGGTATCACTACTAAGCACTTCTGTTTGGTACTATAAAGCTCACCGCCGCGAAGATCTTCCATTACGCTTAAGGATACGTAATATAGCCGAAACACGGGTACGTTATGGACTCTGGCGTGTCTATATTCTTTTACGTCGTGAAGGCTGGTCTGACAACCATAAACGTGTCTATCGGATCTATAAAGAAGAAGGTCTGAACTTAAGGAGTAAACGTCCAAGGCGCTGCAGAGCAGCCTCTCATCGTTCTGAAAGACCTTCATTTTCCAATTTACATGACTGCTGGAGCATGGACTTCGTGGCAGACGCACTATTCGATGGGAAGAAAATCCGCTGCTTAACTATAGTGGATAATTATAGTCGCAAATGCATGGCAATCCATGTTGAACAGAGTATAAAAGGTTATCAGGTTGTAGAAGTACTGGAAGAACTGAGGTTGTTTAAAGGAGCTAAGCCAAAGAAAATTCAAGTGGATAATGGGTCTGAGTTTATATCAAAAGAAATGGACAGGTGGGCCTACGAACAAAAAGTTGAACTCGTCTTTTCAAGACCTGGAAAACCAACAGATAATGCGTATATTGAGTCGTTCAACGGGAGCTTCCGTGACGAATGCTTAAACACCAATTGGTTCCTTTCGTTGGGGGATGCTAAGCAGAAAATTGAAGACTGGAAAGACGAATATAACACCTTCAGA
This region includes:
- a CDS encoding PaaI family thioesterase — its product is MDWLVKIKECIGKEFKVSPSPFMGWLKPVVLAVEVGHLEFEYTIRPEWLNPIDNLHGGIIAAIMDDILGATMFTFNEDDFYITLHNSIDYLSIAKNGDKIIASTKIIKKGKQFVLAECEIWSSKRSRLIAKGTSNLYKTSVSNK
- a CDS encoding IS3 family transposase (programmed frameshift) — translated: MKRSKFTEAQIAFAIKQSETGTRVEEVCRKMGISEATFYNWKKKYGGLGISELRKLRQLEEENTQLKKLVADLSLDKQMLQDVLKKKVLRPSQRRKIVKGLVADYRVSLRKACEVSLLSTSVWYYKAHRREDLPLRLRIRNIAETRVRYGLWRVYILLRREGWSDNHKRVYRIYKEEGLNLRSKRPRRCRAASHRSERPSFSNLHDCWSMDFVADALFDGKKIRCLTIVDNYSRKCMAIHVEQSIKGYQVVEVLEELRLFKGAKPKKIQVDNGSEFISKEMDRWAYEQKVELVFSRPGKPTDNAYIESFNGSFRDECLNTNWFLSLGDAKQKIEDWKDEYNTFRPHSCLGDLTPEMFIENQVKIDLLPKNWSI